In Primulina eburnea isolate SZY01 chromosome 5, ASM2296580v1, whole genome shotgun sequence, a single window of DNA contains:
- the LOC140832481 gene encoding zinc finger protein GAI-ASSOCIATED FACTOR 1-like, translating to MMSGDVFSSLNPASAKFFHQEPEVLSPNPSSNISKPIVAKKRRNLPGTPDPDAEVIALSPKTLMATDRFFCEICNKGFRRDQNLQLHRRGHNLPWKLKQRANKDQIKKKVYICPENTCIHHDPARALGDLTGIKKHFSRKHGEKKWKCEKCSKKYAVQSDWKAHSKTCGTREYKCDCGTLFSRKDSFITHRAFCDALAEENSRISIGCGVNDHNFRNDLKNPNLINIQPHLPTGFTTSAGGFRPEFTTGNSLFMDQDQQKPRSSLWTFDHNPDLFMPSSSTNFPEMMSITSSDIYGLNSSMGYYANLSLSPLPPQPSLKEEPAIISNGNSKTMVANSLHSLYSDQNQINHSNYSSSSGSMSATALLQKAAQMGSTKSNSQFFGTTTGVMLNSSSPPPSQSRSHELHRVFCKQPENGMAGSAMNFNASTESNTINNSEPSMIQTQGTSSRILHSDHLHGVSRSLTRDFLGMGGYGSNVVPFLPQELAKFASMKSGMGMNHSTDNNQ from the exons ATGATGTCTGGTGACGTGTTTTCTTCTCTTAATCCAGCTTCTGCGAAATTCTTTCATCAAGAACCTGAAGTACTAAGCCCTAACCCTAGCTCCAATATCTCCAAACCTATTGTTGCCAAGAAGAGAAGAAATCTACCCGGAACTCCAG ATCCAGATGCAGAAGTTATTGCTCTTTCACCAAAGACACTTATGGCTACCGACAGATTCTTCTGTGAAATCTGCAACAAGGGTTTTCGAAGAGACCAAAATCTGCAGCTTCATAGAAGAGGCCACAATCTTCCATGGAAGCTCAAGCAAAGAGCCAACAAAGATCAAATCAAGAAAAAGGTTTACATATGCCCAGAAAATACCTGCATCCACCACGACCCGGCCAGAGCCCTTGGTGATCTTACCGGAATTAAGAAGCATTTCAGCCGAAAACATGGCGAAAAGAAGTGGAAATGTGAGAAATGTTCCAAGAAATATGCGGTTCAATCCGACTGGAAAGCTCATTCGAAAACTTGTGGGACTAGGGAGTACAAGTGTGACTGTGGCACACTCTTTTCCAG GAAAGATAGTTTCATCACGCACCGAGCTTTCTGTGATGCCTTAGCTGAGgaaaattcaagaatttcaatTGGTTGTGGAGTTAATGATCACAACTTCAGAAATGACCTCAAAAATCCAAATCTGATTAATATTCAACCTCATCTGCCAACTGGTTTCACCACCTCCGCGGGCGGATTTAGGCCAGAATTTACCACTGGAAATTCTCTCTTCATGGATCAAGATCAGCAGAAGCCTAGATCTTCTCTTTGGACGTTTGATCATAATCCCGATCTCTTCATGCCTTCAAGTTCAACCAATTTTCCTGAAATGATGTCGATAACTTCCAGTGACATTTACGGATTAAACTCATCGATGGGATATTACGCAAATCTCTCCCTATCGCCGTTGCCGCCCCAACCAAGCCTGAAGGAGGAGCCAGCGATTATAAGCAATGGGAACTCGAAGACGATGGTGGCCAATTCATTACATTCACTATACTCTGATCAAAATCAGATCAATCACTCAAATTATTCATCCTCGTCAGGATCAATGTCTGCAACTGCACTTCTACAAAAAGCAGCTCAAATGGGCTCAACTAAAAGCAATTCTCAGTTCTTCGGAACCACAACTGGAGTGATGCTTAATTCTTCTTCTCCTCCCCCGTCTCAAAGCAGAAGTCATGAATTGCATCGGGTTTTCTGCAAACAACCGGAAAATGGAATGGCTGGTTCAGCCATGAATTTCAACGCCTCCACGGAAAGTAATACGATCAATAACTCAGAACCATCGATGATTCAGACACAAGGAACGAGTTCACGGATCTTGCATTCGGACCATTTGCATGGCGTGAGCCGTAGTTTGACGAGGGATTTTCTTGGAATGGGCGGATATGGCAGCAATGTCGTGCCGTTCCTGCCGCAAGAACTGGCCAAATTTGCTTCCATGAAATCAGGTATGGGAATGAACCACTCCACTGATAATAATCAGTAA
- the LOC140832482 gene encoding uncharacterized protein isoform X3 codes for METSEEKSLTRESDQGFSRQFYQVEESSEIVVEEPVIGQERQNLFVQIPKTTVEGLAEDSVTINMPISPIQAPKKVSFSPLPSPSQAKGFGSPGPSSSLGKSAVKNLLPKLSFKFRNSSSETEKAAMPILGASPDTRGKPSITRAFSLTKIFTPKMKRTSSLPTSPVLYSNPESVHGGIRNFVVDEAKGGSLLSIHRSRSVPVLNKHGSTKQLDYLDSVFRVIPAIPRVPEQTSATAMASSTFDPDANKNYSEDIPQEEAVCRICLVELGEGTGTMKMECSCKGELAIAHQECAIKWFSIKGNKTCEVCKQEVQNLPVTLLRIQNIQSRGSATRPNEISRYRVWQDVPVLVIVSVLAYFCFLEQLLLGVQAVLSVLLATVAGFGGAMCGTSILFEILKRRRNQNSLSNSQRDSAPENHSSDAGDMAQMDTQQNGAVNQGNNLGN; via the exons ATGGAAACATCTGAAGAAAAATCATTAACCAGAGAAAGTGATCAGGGGTTTTCACGCCAA ttttatcaggtTGAGGAATCGAGTGAAATAGTAGTCGAGGAACCGGTAATTGGGCAGGAAAGGCAAAATCTTTTTGTGCAGATTCCCAAGACAACAGTAGAGGGATTGGCCGAGGATTCTGTGACCATAAACATGCCCATTTCGCCGATCCAAGCACCCAAGAAAGTAAGTTTTTCACCGCTACCAAGCCCCAGTCAAGCAAAAGGTTTTGGATCTCCCGGTCCTTCATCGTCCTTGGGAAAATCAGCTGTAAAGAATCTCCTTCCAAAGCTAAGCTTCAAATTTCGTAATTCCAGTTCAGAGACGGAAAAGGCTGCCATGCCAATTCTCGGAGCTTCCCCTGACACACGTGGGAAGCCATCCATTACCAGGGCTTTTTCTCTGACAAAGATTTTTACTCCAAAAATGAAGAGAACGTCGTCTTTACCAACTTCACCTGTTTTATACTCGAATCCTGAGTCTGTCCATGGAGGAATTAGAAATTTTGTAGTTGACGAAGCT AAAGGTGGATCCTTGCTATCCATACATCGTTCTCGATCAGTACCAGTGTTGAATAAACATGGAAGCACAAAGCAACTGGACTATTTAGACAGTGTATTTCGTGTGATTCCAGCCATTCCACGTGTCCCAGAACAAACCTCTGCAACTGCAATGGCTAGTTCAACATTTGATCCAG ATGCGAATAAAAACTACTCAGAAGACATCCCTCAGGAAGAAGCTGTGTGCCGAATCTGCTTAGTGGAACTCGGTGAGGGAACAGGCACCATGAAAATGGAATGCAGCTGTAAAGGCGAACTCGCCATAGCCCACCAGGAATGTGCGATTAAATGGTTTAGCATAAAAGGTAACAAGACTTGTGAAGTCTGTAAGCAAGAGGTTCAGAACTTACCAGTCACACTTTTACGAATCCAAAACATTCAGTCCAGAGGCTCTGCAACTCGTCCAAATGAAATAAGCCGATACAG GGTTTGGCAGGATGTTCCTGTTCTTGTGATTGTCAGCGTGCTTGCGTATTTTTGTTTTCTCGAACAACTTCTG CTTGGCGTGCAAGCGGTTCTCTCTGTTCTTCTTGCCACAGTAGCTGGTTTTGGAGGGGCAATGTGTGGAACTTCCATTCTTTTCGAGATTCTAAAGCGGAGGAGAAATCAGAATTCATTGTCGAATTCCCAACGTGACTCGGCACCAGAAAATCATTCCTCGGATGCCGGGGATATGGCTCAAATGGACACACAACAAAATGGAGCTGTGAATCAGGGAAACAACCTTGGCAATTAA
- the LOC140832482 gene encoding uncharacterized protein isoform X1, with amino-acid sequence METSEEKSLTRESDQGFSRQFYQVEESSEIVVEEPVIGQERQNLFVQIPKTTVEGLAEDSVTINMPISPIQAPKKVSFSPLPSPSQAKGFGSPGPSSSLGKSAVKNLLPKLSFKFRNSSSETEKAAMPILGASPDTRGKPSITRAFSLTKIFTPKMKRTSSLPTSPVLYSNPESVHGGIRNFVVDEAKGGSLLSIHRSRSVPVLNKHGSTKQLDYLDSVFRVIPAIPRVPEQTSATAMASSTFDPDANKNYSEDIPQEEAVCRICLVELGEGTGTMKMECSCKGELAIAHQECAIKWFSIKGNKTCEVCKQEVQNLPVTLLRIQNIQSRGSATRPNEISRYRVWQDVPVLVIVSVLAYFCFLEQLLVNKMESSAIAISLPFACILGLLASMISTTMVRRRYAWMYATGQFALVVIFSHVFYSLLGVQAVLSVLLATVAGFGGAMCGTSILFEILKRRRNQNSLSNSQRDSAPENHSSDAGDMAQMDTQQNGAVNQGNNLGN; translated from the exons ATGGAAACATCTGAAGAAAAATCATTAACCAGAGAAAGTGATCAGGGGTTTTCACGCCAA ttttatcaggtTGAGGAATCGAGTGAAATAGTAGTCGAGGAACCGGTAATTGGGCAGGAAAGGCAAAATCTTTTTGTGCAGATTCCCAAGACAACAGTAGAGGGATTGGCCGAGGATTCTGTGACCATAAACATGCCCATTTCGCCGATCCAAGCACCCAAGAAAGTAAGTTTTTCACCGCTACCAAGCCCCAGTCAAGCAAAAGGTTTTGGATCTCCCGGTCCTTCATCGTCCTTGGGAAAATCAGCTGTAAAGAATCTCCTTCCAAAGCTAAGCTTCAAATTTCGTAATTCCAGTTCAGAGACGGAAAAGGCTGCCATGCCAATTCTCGGAGCTTCCCCTGACACACGTGGGAAGCCATCCATTACCAGGGCTTTTTCTCTGACAAAGATTTTTACTCCAAAAATGAAGAGAACGTCGTCTTTACCAACTTCACCTGTTTTATACTCGAATCCTGAGTCTGTCCATGGAGGAATTAGAAATTTTGTAGTTGACGAAGCT AAAGGTGGATCCTTGCTATCCATACATCGTTCTCGATCAGTACCAGTGTTGAATAAACATGGAAGCACAAAGCAACTGGACTATTTAGACAGTGTATTTCGTGTGATTCCAGCCATTCCACGTGTCCCAGAACAAACCTCTGCAACTGCAATGGCTAGTTCAACATTTGATCCAG ATGCGAATAAAAACTACTCAGAAGACATCCCTCAGGAAGAAGCTGTGTGCCGAATCTGCTTAGTGGAACTCGGTGAGGGAACAGGCACCATGAAAATGGAATGCAGCTGTAAAGGCGAACTCGCCATAGCCCACCAGGAATGTGCGATTAAATGGTTTAGCATAAAAGGTAACAAGACTTGTGAAGTCTGTAAGCAAGAGGTTCAGAACTTACCAGTCACACTTTTACGAATCCAAAACATTCAGTCCAGAGGCTCTGCAACTCGTCCAAATGAAATAAGCCGATACAG GGTTTGGCAGGATGTTCCTGTTCTTGTGATTGTCAGCGTGCTTGCGTATTTTTGTTTTCTCGAACAACTTCTG GTTAACAAAATGGAATCTAGTGCAATTGCCATATCATTGCCGTTCGCCTGCATATTGGGTCTCCTAGCATCCATGATATCGACCACCATGG TAAGGAGAAGATATGCCTGGATGTATGCCACTGGTCAGTTTGCGTTGGTGGTGATCTTCTCACATGTTTTTTACTCTCTG CTTGGCGTGCAAGCGGTTCTCTCTGTTCTTCTTGCCACAGTAGCTGGTTTTGGAGGGGCAATGTGTGGAACTTCCATTCTTTTCGAGATTCTAAAGCGGAGGAGAAATCAGAATTCATTGTCGAATTCCCAACGTGACTCGGCACCAGAAAATCATTCCTCGGATGCCGGGGATATGGCTCAAATGGACACACAACAAAATGGAGCTGTGAATCAGGGAAACAACCTTGGCAATTAA
- the LOC140832482 gene encoding uncharacterized protein isoform X2, with translation METSEEKSLTRESDQGFSRQFYQVEESSEIVVEEPVIGQERQNLFVQIPKTTVEGLAEDSVTINMPISPIQAPKKVSFSPLPSPSQAKGFGSPGPSSSLGKSAVKNLLPKLSFKFRNSSSETEKAAMPILGASPDTRGKPSITRAFSLTKIFTPKMKRTSSLPTSPVLYSNPESVHGGIRNFVVDEAKGGSLLSIHRSRSVPVLNKHGSTKQLDYLDSVFRVIPAIPRVPEQTSATAMASSTFDPDANKNYSEDIPQEEAVCRICLVELGEGTGTMKMECSCKGELAIAHQECAIKWFSIKGNKTCEVCKQEVQNLPVTLLRIQNIQSRGSATRPNEISRYRVWQDVPVLVIVSVLAYFCFLEQLLCNCHIIAVRLHIGSPSIHDIDHHGKEKICLDVCHWSVCVGGDLLTCFLLSAWRASGSLCSSCHSSWFWRGNVWNFHSFRDSKAEEKSEFIVEFPT, from the exons ATGGAAACATCTGAAGAAAAATCATTAACCAGAGAAAGTGATCAGGGGTTTTCACGCCAA ttttatcaggtTGAGGAATCGAGTGAAATAGTAGTCGAGGAACCGGTAATTGGGCAGGAAAGGCAAAATCTTTTTGTGCAGATTCCCAAGACAACAGTAGAGGGATTGGCCGAGGATTCTGTGACCATAAACATGCCCATTTCGCCGATCCAAGCACCCAAGAAAGTAAGTTTTTCACCGCTACCAAGCCCCAGTCAAGCAAAAGGTTTTGGATCTCCCGGTCCTTCATCGTCCTTGGGAAAATCAGCTGTAAAGAATCTCCTTCCAAAGCTAAGCTTCAAATTTCGTAATTCCAGTTCAGAGACGGAAAAGGCTGCCATGCCAATTCTCGGAGCTTCCCCTGACACACGTGGGAAGCCATCCATTACCAGGGCTTTTTCTCTGACAAAGATTTTTACTCCAAAAATGAAGAGAACGTCGTCTTTACCAACTTCACCTGTTTTATACTCGAATCCTGAGTCTGTCCATGGAGGAATTAGAAATTTTGTAGTTGACGAAGCT AAAGGTGGATCCTTGCTATCCATACATCGTTCTCGATCAGTACCAGTGTTGAATAAACATGGAAGCACAAAGCAACTGGACTATTTAGACAGTGTATTTCGTGTGATTCCAGCCATTCCACGTGTCCCAGAACAAACCTCTGCAACTGCAATGGCTAGTTCAACATTTGATCCAG ATGCGAATAAAAACTACTCAGAAGACATCCCTCAGGAAGAAGCTGTGTGCCGAATCTGCTTAGTGGAACTCGGTGAGGGAACAGGCACCATGAAAATGGAATGCAGCTGTAAAGGCGAACTCGCCATAGCCCACCAGGAATGTGCGATTAAATGGTTTAGCATAAAAGGTAACAAGACTTGTGAAGTCTGTAAGCAAGAGGTTCAGAACTTACCAGTCACACTTTTACGAATCCAAAACATTCAGTCCAGAGGCTCTGCAACTCGTCCAAATGAAATAAGCCGATACAG GGTTTGGCAGGATGTTCCTGTTCTTGTGATTGTCAGCGTGCTTGCGTATTTTTGTTTTCTCGAACAACTTCTG TGCAATTGCCATATCATTGCCGTTCGCCTGCATATTGGGTCTCCTAGCATCCATGATATCGACCACCATGG TAAGGAGAAGATATGCCTGGATGTATGCCACTGGTCAGTTTGCGTTGGTGGTGATCTTCTCACATGTTTTTTACTCTCTG CTTGGCGTGCAAGCGGTTCTCTCTGTTCTTCTTGCCACAGTAGCTGGTTTTGGAGGGGCAATGTGTGGAACTTCCATTCTTTTCGAGATTCTAAAGCGGAGGAGAAATCAGAATTCATTGTCGAATTCCCAACGTGA